One Cucurbita pepo subsp. pepo cultivar mu-cu-16 chromosome LG07, ASM280686v2, whole genome shotgun sequence genomic region harbors:
- the LOC111798958 gene encoding transcriptional corepressor LEUNIG-like isoform X2, producing the protein MSQTNWEADKMLDVYIHDYLVKRDLKATAQAFQAEGKVSSDPVAIDAPGGFLFEWWSVFWDIFIARTNEKHSDVAASYIETQLIKAREQQQHQQHQQHQQQQQQPQAQQQQPQHMQMLLMQRHAQQQQQQQQQQQQQQQQQQQQQSQQQQQQTQQQQQPRRDGAQLLNGSSNGFVGNDPLMRQNPGSVNALATKMYEDRLKLPLQRDSLDEAAMKQRYGENVGQLLDPNHASILKSAAATSQSSGQVLHSTAGGMSPQVQSRSQQLAGSAPDIKSEINAGLNPRAAGPEGSLMGIPGSNHGGNNLTLKGWPLTGLEQLRSGILQQQKSFIQAPQQFPQLQMLTPQHQQLMLAQQNLTSPSVNDDGRRLRMLLNSRISKDGLSNSVGDVVPNVGSPLQAGSPLLQRGDNTEMMLKIKIAQLQHQQQHQQNNSQQQQQQQLQQHALSNPQSQSSNHNLHQQEKIGGAGSVTMDGSMSNSFRGNDQVSKSQTGRKRKQPVSSSGPANSSGTANTAGPSPSSAPSTPSTHTPGDAISMPALPHSGSSSKPLIMFNSDGTGTFTSPSNQLADMDRFVEDGSLDDNVESFLSHDDTDPRDPVGRCMDGSTGFTFTEVNSVRASSSKVTSCHFSSDGKLLASGGHDKKAVLWYTENLKPKTSLEEHGSMITDVRFSPSMPRLATSSFDRIVRVWDADNPCYTLRSFTGHSTSVMSLDFHPKKDDLIGSCDGDGEIRYWNITNGSCAAVFKGGTGQLRFQPRLGRYLGAAIDNVVSIFDVETQARLHTLQGHTKTINSLCWDPSGEFLASVSEDSVRVWSLASGSEGESIHELSINGNKFHSCVFHPTFSTLLVIGCYQSLEFWNTSENKTMTLSAHEGLISALAVSTASGLVASASHDKFIKLWK; encoded by the exons ATGTCTCAGACGAACTGGGAAGCTGATAAAAT GTTAGATGTGTATATTCATGATTATTTGGTgaaaagagatttgaaggcTACGGCTCAGGCCTTTCAAGCAGAGGGAAAAGTGTCTTCGGACCCTGTTG CTATTGATGCACCGGGAGGGTTTTTGTTCGAGTGGTGGTCGGTATTCTGGGATATATTCATTGCCAGGACTAACGAAAAGCACTCCGATGTTGCTGCATCGTATATCGAG ACGCAATTAATAAAAGCAAGAGAGCAGCAACAGCATCAACAGCATCAACAACAccagcaacagcagcagcagccacAGGCACAACAACAGCAACCACAACATATGCAGATGCTTCTGATGCAGAGACATGCccaacagcaacagcagcaacagcaacagcagcaacagcagcagcaacaacagcagcaacagcagtcacagcagcagcagcagcaaacgcagcaacagcaacagccACGAAGAGATGGAGCTCAACTCTTAAATGGATCTTCAAATGGTTTCGTTGGAAATGATCCACTTATGCGCCAGAATCCTGGATCCGTAAATGCATTAGCTACAAAAATGTATGAGGATCGATTAAAACTACCCCTTCAGAGGGATTCTCTAGACGAGGCGGCTATGAAA CAAAGATATGGGGAAAATGTTGGGCAGCTGTTGGACCCGAATCATGCTTCAATTCTGAAGTCAGCTGCAGCAACCAGCCAGTCCTCAGG GCAAGTGTTACACAGTACTGCCGGGGGAATGTCTCCTCAAGTTCAGTCTAGGAGCCAGCAATTGGCAGGTTCCGCACCG GATATAAAGAGCGAGATCAACGCAGGTTTGAATCCTAGAGCTGCCGGTCCGGAGGGATCATTGATGGGCATTCCTG GATCAAATCATGGTGGCAATAATTTGACCTTAAAGGGATGGCCTCTCACT GGGCTAGAGCAGCTTCGTTCTGGGATCCTTCAGCAACAAAAATCTTTCATACAGGCGCCTCAGCAATTTCCTCAGCTTCAGATGTTGACACCGCAACACCAACAACTCATGCTCGCTCAGCAGAATTTAACGTCACCTTCTGTTAACGATGATGGTAGAAGATTGAGAATGCTTTTGAACAGTCGAATTTCTAAAGACGGGCTTTCGAATTCTGTTGGTGATGTTGTTCCAAACGTTGGATCTCCTCTTCAAGCAGGCAGTCCGCTTTTGCAACGTGGAGACAACACGGAGATGATGCTTAAG ATAAAAATAGCTCAATTACAGCACCAACAACAGCACCAACAAAATAATAgtcagcaacagcagcagcagcagcttcaGCAGCACGCGCTTTCTAATCCACAATCGCAGAGCTCAAACCACAATTTGCATCAGCAAGAAAAAATCGGGGGTGCTGGCAGTGTCACGATGGATGGTAGCATGTCGAACTCATTTCGTGGAAATGATCAG GTTTCAAAAAGTCAGACCGGGAGAAAGAGGAAGCAGCCAGTATCATCTTCGGGTCCAGCAAATAGCTCAGGGACAGCGAATACAGCAGGGCCGTCCCCAAGTTCCGCTCCTTCAACGCCCTCGACTCACACTCCTGGAGATGCAATCTCAATGCCTGCTTTGCCTCACAGTGGTAGTTCATCTAAACCTTTGATTATGTTCAACAGTGATGGTACTGGAACTTTTACATCTCCCTCAAATCAGTTG GCTGATATGGATCGCTTCGTGGAGGACGGGTCTCTTGATGATAATGTCGAGTCTTTTTTATCCCATGATGATACGGACCCGAGAGATCCCGTAGGCCGCTGTATGGATGGCAGCACAG GATTCACATTTACCGAGGTGAATTCTGTTCGAGCAAGCTCGAGCAAAGTCACCTCTTGCCACTTTTCATCTGATGGAAAATTGCTTGCTAGTGGCGGCCACGATAAAAAG GCTGTATTATGGTACACGGAAAATTTGAAGCCGAAAACGTCACTTGAAGAACATGGTTCTATGATCACCGATGTTCGTTTCAGTCCTAGCATGCCCCGTCTAGCTACATCTTCATTTGACCGAATTGTCCGGGTTTGGGATGCCGACAAT CCATGTTATACTCTACGTAGCTTTACGGGACATTCGACTTCTGTTATGTCTTTGGACTTCCATCCAAAGAAGGATGACCTTATCGGCTCTTGCGATGGCGACGGTGAAATTCGATACTGGAATATCACTAATGGCAGTTGTGCAGCAGTATTCAAG GGCGGTACAGGCCAGCTGAGATTTCAACCTCGTCTTGGAAGGTACTTGGGTGCGGCTATAGATAATGTCGTGTCCATTTTTGATGTCGAGACGCAAGCACGTCTGCATACGTTACAG GGCCATACGAAAACGATTAATTCTCTTTGTTGGGATCCTTCTGGAGAGTTTTTGGCATCCGTTAGTGAGGATTCCGTTCGAGTATGGTCGCTTGCTTCCGGGAGCGAGGGCGAATCCATTCACGAGTTGAGCATTAACGGGAATAAGTTCCACTCTTGTGTTTTCCATCCCACCTTTTCTACTTTACTGGTCATTGGATGTTATCAG TCATTAGAGTTTTGGAACACGAGCGAGAACAAGACGATGACACTGTCAGCTCATGAAGGTCTAATATCTGCCTTAGCAGTGTCCACCGCGTCGGGTCTAGTTGCTTCGGCCAGCCACGATAAGTTCATCAAGCTATGGAAGTAG
- the LOC111798958 gene encoding transcriptional corepressor LEUNIG-like isoform X1: MSQTNWEADKMLDVYIHDYLVKRDLKATAQAFQAEGKVSSDPVAIDAPGGFLFEWWSVFWDIFIARTNEKHSDVAASYIETQLIKAREQQQHQQHQQHQQQQQQPQAQQQQPQHMQMLLMQRHAQQQQQQQQQQQQQQQQQQQQQSQQQQQQTQQQQQPRRDGAQLLNGSSNGFVGNDPLMRQNPGSVNALATKMYEDRLKLPLQRDSLDEAAMKQRYGENVGQLLDPNHASILKSAAATSQSSGQVLHSTAGGMSPQVQSRSQQLAGSAPDIKSEINAGLNPRAAGPEGSLMGIPGSNHGGNNLTLKGWPLTGLEQLRSGILQQQKSFIQAPQQFPQLQMLTPQHQQLMLAQQNLTSPSVNDDGRRLRMLLNSRISKDGLSNSVGDVVPNVGSPLQAGSPLLQRGDNTEMMLKIKIAQLQHQQQHQQNNSQQQQQQQLQQHALSNPQSQSSNHNLHQQEKIGGAGSVTMDGSMSNSFRGNDQVSKSQTGRKRKQPVSSSGPANSSGTANTAGPSPSSAPSTPSTHTPGDAISMPALPHSGSSSKPLIMFNSDGTGTFTSPSNQLWDDKELELQADMDRFVEDGSLDDNVESFLSHDDTDPRDPVGRCMDGSTGFTFTEVNSVRASSSKVTSCHFSSDGKLLASGGHDKKAVLWYTENLKPKTSLEEHGSMITDVRFSPSMPRLATSSFDRIVRVWDADNPCYTLRSFTGHSTSVMSLDFHPKKDDLIGSCDGDGEIRYWNITNGSCAAVFKGGTGQLRFQPRLGRYLGAAIDNVVSIFDVETQARLHTLQGHTKTINSLCWDPSGEFLASVSEDSVRVWSLASGSEGESIHELSINGNKFHSCVFHPTFSTLLVIGCYQSLEFWNTSENKTMTLSAHEGLISALAVSTASGLVASASHDKFIKLWK, translated from the exons ATGTCTCAGACGAACTGGGAAGCTGATAAAAT GTTAGATGTGTATATTCATGATTATTTGGTgaaaagagatttgaaggcTACGGCTCAGGCCTTTCAAGCAGAGGGAAAAGTGTCTTCGGACCCTGTTG CTATTGATGCACCGGGAGGGTTTTTGTTCGAGTGGTGGTCGGTATTCTGGGATATATTCATTGCCAGGACTAACGAAAAGCACTCCGATGTTGCTGCATCGTATATCGAG ACGCAATTAATAAAAGCAAGAGAGCAGCAACAGCATCAACAGCATCAACAACAccagcaacagcagcagcagccacAGGCACAACAACAGCAACCACAACATATGCAGATGCTTCTGATGCAGAGACATGCccaacagcaacagcagcaacagcaacagcagcaacagcagcagcaacaacagcagcaacagcagtcacagcagcagcagcagcaaacgcagcaacagcaacagccACGAAGAGATGGAGCTCAACTCTTAAATGGATCTTCAAATGGTTTCGTTGGAAATGATCCACTTATGCGCCAGAATCCTGGATCCGTAAATGCATTAGCTACAAAAATGTATGAGGATCGATTAAAACTACCCCTTCAGAGGGATTCTCTAGACGAGGCGGCTATGAAA CAAAGATATGGGGAAAATGTTGGGCAGCTGTTGGACCCGAATCATGCTTCAATTCTGAAGTCAGCTGCAGCAACCAGCCAGTCCTCAGG GCAAGTGTTACACAGTACTGCCGGGGGAATGTCTCCTCAAGTTCAGTCTAGGAGCCAGCAATTGGCAGGTTCCGCACCG GATATAAAGAGCGAGATCAACGCAGGTTTGAATCCTAGAGCTGCCGGTCCGGAGGGATCATTGATGGGCATTCCTG GATCAAATCATGGTGGCAATAATTTGACCTTAAAGGGATGGCCTCTCACT GGGCTAGAGCAGCTTCGTTCTGGGATCCTTCAGCAACAAAAATCTTTCATACAGGCGCCTCAGCAATTTCCTCAGCTTCAGATGTTGACACCGCAACACCAACAACTCATGCTCGCTCAGCAGAATTTAACGTCACCTTCTGTTAACGATGATGGTAGAAGATTGAGAATGCTTTTGAACAGTCGAATTTCTAAAGACGGGCTTTCGAATTCTGTTGGTGATGTTGTTCCAAACGTTGGATCTCCTCTTCAAGCAGGCAGTCCGCTTTTGCAACGTGGAGACAACACGGAGATGATGCTTAAG ATAAAAATAGCTCAATTACAGCACCAACAACAGCACCAACAAAATAATAgtcagcaacagcagcagcagcagcttcaGCAGCACGCGCTTTCTAATCCACAATCGCAGAGCTCAAACCACAATTTGCATCAGCAAGAAAAAATCGGGGGTGCTGGCAGTGTCACGATGGATGGTAGCATGTCGAACTCATTTCGTGGAAATGATCAG GTTTCAAAAAGTCAGACCGGGAGAAAGAGGAAGCAGCCAGTATCATCTTCGGGTCCAGCAAATAGCTCAGGGACAGCGAATACAGCAGGGCCGTCCCCAAGTTCCGCTCCTTCAACGCCCTCGACTCACACTCCTGGAGATGCAATCTCAATGCCTGCTTTGCCTCACAGTGGTAGTTCATCTAAACCTTTGATTATGTTCAACAGTGATGGTACTGGAACTTTTACATCTCCCTCAAATCAGTTG TGGGATGATAAAGAACTTGAATTGCAGGCTGATATGGATCGCTTCGTGGAGGACGGGTCTCTTGATGATAATGTCGAGTCTTTTTTATCCCATGATGATACGGACCCGAGAGATCCCGTAGGCCGCTGTATGGATGGCAGCACAG GATTCACATTTACCGAGGTGAATTCTGTTCGAGCAAGCTCGAGCAAAGTCACCTCTTGCCACTTTTCATCTGATGGAAAATTGCTTGCTAGTGGCGGCCACGATAAAAAG GCTGTATTATGGTACACGGAAAATTTGAAGCCGAAAACGTCACTTGAAGAACATGGTTCTATGATCACCGATGTTCGTTTCAGTCCTAGCATGCCCCGTCTAGCTACATCTTCATTTGACCGAATTGTCCGGGTTTGGGATGCCGACAAT CCATGTTATACTCTACGTAGCTTTACGGGACATTCGACTTCTGTTATGTCTTTGGACTTCCATCCAAAGAAGGATGACCTTATCGGCTCTTGCGATGGCGACGGTGAAATTCGATACTGGAATATCACTAATGGCAGTTGTGCAGCAGTATTCAAG GGCGGTACAGGCCAGCTGAGATTTCAACCTCGTCTTGGAAGGTACTTGGGTGCGGCTATAGATAATGTCGTGTCCATTTTTGATGTCGAGACGCAAGCACGTCTGCATACGTTACAG GGCCATACGAAAACGATTAATTCTCTTTGTTGGGATCCTTCTGGAGAGTTTTTGGCATCCGTTAGTGAGGATTCCGTTCGAGTATGGTCGCTTGCTTCCGGGAGCGAGGGCGAATCCATTCACGAGTTGAGCATTAACGGGAATAAGTTCCACTCTTGTGTTTTCCATCCCACCTTTTCTACTTTACTGGTCATTGGATGTTATCAG TCATTAGAGTTTTGGAACACGAGCGAGAACAAGACGATGACACTGTCAGCTCATGAAGGTCTAATATCTGCCTTAGCAGTGTCCACCGCGTCGGGTCTAGTTGCTTCGGCCAGCCACGATAAGTTCATCAAGCTATGGAAGTAG